The following coding sequences are from one Mytilus trossulus isolate FHL-02 chromosome 8, PNRI_Mtr1.1.1.hap1, whole genome shotgun sequence window:
- the LOC134682095 gene encoding E3 ubiquitin-protein ligase TRIM71-like: MASNLGVCGVCDHRHVTKSSVVWCSECDEGLCEDCKEHHSFSKATRNHEVVPIDEYMKLPVKILQIAQFCNKHNEKYELFCRKHDCPCCRKCIEDHNECKDLTDIRNMISNVKSSTAFKEIERTLSETAENMKRIRKIREENLALLAEKIKIVELEVQQFRNKINEHLDKLQDEILKEIKMEEDKESSKIRQLVTSLRQREKEILQCKDNIENTKRYGSDLQSFIAMKHIEKDIIKEENYIQSISKSEQLHQIDISWTIDTALQELTTAMKMFGEVNVSSSACAISIKNKGNIQAQIIVPTTNHFDNFSLKLKQTIQTNLKAVRGCTFLPDGRIVFSSISSKLVRVIKPDGSFDSDLNIIGTVWDVVYIGDNDIAVTSGGASSNKINIIDVPNRKVKKVLNVNSANTGVTFNAGKLIYCAVDKGLKMISLCNESITSITTSKMSSDACVAFQGDKLFYANEDNHNVTCCDIQGKILWTFNKESTLSYPMGISVDNDGNVYVAGFISHNVVVISTDGQRYRQLLSEKDGLHCPSAVEYDRTNNKLLVADRYGSAFVYDVIGQ; the protein is encoded by the coding sequence ATGGCCAGTAACTTGGGTGTGTGTGGTGTTTGTGATCATCGTCACGTTACCAAATCATCAGTAGTCTGGTGTTCCGAATGTGATGAAGGACTTTGTGAAGACTGTAAGGAACATCATAGCTTTTCAAAGGCAACAAGAAATCATGAAGTAGTTCCCATTGATGAATATATGAAGCTACCGGTAAAGATTTTGCAAATAGCGCAATTTTGCAACAAGCATAACGAGAAATATGAACTCTTCTGTAGAAAACACGACTGTCCATGCTGTAGGAAATGTATAGAAGATCACAACGAATGTAAAGATTTAACAGATATTAGGAACATGATCAGCAATGTCAAATCTTCAACTGCTTTCAAGGAAATCGAACGCACTTTGTCGGAAACTGCCGAAAACATGAAAAGAATCCGTAAAATTCGTGAGGAAAACCTAGCATTACTTGCAGAAAAGATAAAGATTGTTGAATTGGAAGTTCAGCaatttagaaacaaaataaatgaacatcTTGATAAACTTCAAGATGAGatattgaaagaaataaaaatggaGGAAGATAAAGAAAGTAGCAAAATTcgacaacttgtgacgtcattaAGACAGAGAGAAAAGGAGATTTTGCAATGCAaagacaacattgaaaatacaaaGCGGTATGGCTCTGACTTGCAATCATTCATTGCAATGAAACACattgaaaaagatattattaAAGAAGAGAATTATATTCAATCGATCAGCAAAAGCGAACAGTTGCATCAAATCGATATATCGTGGACGATAGATACAGCATTGCAGGAATTAACCACTGCCATGAAGATGTTTGGAGAAGTTAATGTGAGTTCTAGTGCATGTGCGATATCAATCAAGAATAAAGGGAACATACAAGCTCAAATAATTGTACCTACAACAAACCATTTCGATAATTTTAGTCTCaagttaaaacaaacaatacaaacaaactTGAAAGCTGTACGAGGGTGTACTTTCCTTCCTGATGGTAGAATAGTATTTTCAAGTATTTCAAGCAAACTAGTAAGAGTTATAAAGCCAGACGGTTCATTTGATTCCGATCTGAATATCATTGGGACGGTTTGGGACGTGGTCTACATTGGAGATAATGATATAGCTGTTACGTCAGGTGGAGCAAGTTCAAATAAGATCAATATAATAGATGTACCAAacagaaaagtgaaaaaagtattgAATGTCAATTCCGCCAATACCGGAGTAACATTCAATGCTGGAAAGTTGATTTATTGTGCAGTAGATAAGGGACTAAAGATGATCAGTCTCTGTAATGAATCTATCACCAGTATCACCACTAGTAAAATGTCAAGTGATGCTTGCGTAGCTTTCCAAGGTGACAAGCTGTTCTACGCAAACGAAGATAATCACAATGTCACATGTTGTGATATCCAAGGTAAGATACTGTGGACATTCAATAAAGAAAGTACTCTATCCTATCCAATGGGTATATCTGTCGACAATGATGGGAATGTATATGTAGCGGGTTTTATATCTCACAACGTGGTCGTTATTTCCACAGATGGTCAACGCTATAGACAACTATTATCGGAGAAAGATGGACTTCACTGTCCATCAGCTGTGGAGTACGACCGAACGAACAATAAACTTCTAGTTGCTGATCGTTACGGAAGCGCTTTCGTGTATGATGTAATAGGACAATAA
- the LOC134727932 gene encoding uncharacterized protein LOC134727932 encodes MKTFGKVVLDSSACNIPIHNKGNIQAQIIVPPQTNKFDKVSLKFKQTIQTKLTSVRGCTFLPDGKMVLACRSPSNQMKVFNPDGSVDFDLKEIGFVCDVEYVGDNSVAVTYGRKSLKINIIDVQTRKLMKALYVGSSNNGVTFKGGKLIYCAGDQGLNMISLSNESITSITTTKMSSDACVASQGNKLFYTNEDNHNVKCCDIQGKTLWTFKEKRTLSYPMGISVDNGGNVYVAGFSSHNVVVISTDGQRCRQLLSAKDGLHCPSAVVYDRTNNKLLISNYNGSAFVYDAVGE; translated from the coding sequence ATGAAGACGTTTGGAAAAGTTGTTTTGGATTCCAGTGCATGTAATATACCAATTCATAATAAAGGAAACATACAAGCTCAGATAATTGTACCTCCGCAAACAAACAAGTTTGATAAAGTTAGTCTCaagtttaaacaaacaatacaaacaaagcTGACAAGCGTCCGAGGCTGTACTTTCCTCCCTGATGGTAAGATGGTATTAGCGTGTCGAAGTCCTAGTAATCAGATGAAGGTGTTCAATCCAGACGGATCAGTAGATTTCGATCTGAAAGAAATTGGATTTGTTTGTGACGTGGAATATGTGGGAGATAATTCGGTAGCTGTAACATATGGTAGAAAATccttaaaaattaatattatcgatgttcaaaccagaaaactaatgAAAGCATTGTACGTCGGCTCTAGCAACAATGGAGTAACATTCAAAGGTGgaaaattgatttattgtgCAGGAGATCAGGGACTAAACATGATCAGTCTCAGTAATGAATCTATCACCAGTATCACCACTACTAAAATGTCAAGTGATGCCTGTGTAGCTTCCCAAGGTAACAAGCTGTTCTACACAAACGAAGATAATCACAATGTCAAATGTTGTGATATCCAAGGTAAAACACTGTGGACATTCAAGGAAAAACGTACTCTATCCTATCCAATGGGTATATCTGTCGATAATGGTGGGAATGTATATGTAGCGGGATTTTCGTCTCACAATGTGGTCGTTATTTCCACAGATGGTCAACGCTGTAGACAACTTTTATCGGCGAAAGATGGTCTTCACTGTCCATCAGCTGTTGTGTACGATCGAACGAACAATAAACTTCTAATTTCTAATTATAACGGAAGCGCTTTTGTGTATGATGCAGTAGGAGAATAA